The sequence ACTTTGTCTGCATATAAGTCTACGGTTAGTTCACCGTAAGAATCTACCTGGCCCAGAAATACATTCTCGACGGTAAAACCAAGCTTATCCAGCTGCCCCTGCAGCCAGCCACGAGTCAGGCCCAGAGTATCCAGTGGTTCATCCAGAACCTTGCCGTCCATAATGACAGCTTGCGTTTCCTGCTCCGGTGCTACCTTAACTCCAAGATGTTTTGGTGTCAGCGGTTGATTTTCCCGCGTAAGCAACACGTTGATGGCTCCGTCCGACTCCATAATCGCAAACTCGACATCCGCTACTTTGAACACATCTTTCTTGCGCAATTCCTCCAGTAATTCATCGGTAGTAAGGCGCTCTTTCTTCATATTATCTTCTAGGATCTTTCCGTCTTTAATCAATACTGTTGCTTTGAAATCAATAAAGTCCCGCGCCTTTTTACTTTTGATCTGTAAAAATTCAATTCCATAGGAGAAAGCTACCCAGACAAGCAGTGCAATGACCCCCAAATGCCAAGTCTTATCCGTATCCAGAGACACATATGCGGCTATGCTTCCGAGGGTAATCCCTGTAATATACTCAAAGAACGAAAGCTGTGAAACCTGTCTTTTTCCCAGCAATTTCGTTAAAAAGAAAAGTGCAACCACCGCGAACATGGTTCGCAAAATAACCTCTACCCATTCTGGCATTCCAATAAACCTCCTTTTATTAATCCTGCTAATCATTAACACTCATTATTTGTCAAAGAAGATCAGATCAACCCACAATTCCACTTCTTATTTATGGAAAAATCCATGCAGTCGGAAATTGGGATATATTACCTGATTGACGGCCGTAGCTCATGTAGATAATAGTAAGCGTTCATACTAGAACTACCAAAATAAAGGAGGAAAACTTAAATGACCGTATCTTCACAAGTGAAGACCTGCGTCTCTTCATTAAAAAGCGCACAAGCCAGTCTTGAGCAATTTGCCATGGAAACTCAGAATCAAGATGCCAAAAACCTGTTCACCAATGCTGCTCAGCAAACGCAGCAAATTGTTCAACAGGTAGAGAGCCGGGTAACTGAATTGGAGAATGAAGAACCCCAATATAAAGGGTTCTAAATAGAAAGAAAATGACCATCCAATTGCAATAATTGGATGGTCATTTTCTTATCCGTTTTTGATAAAACCGGCGTTGTCTGAGACCTCATTTAAGTTGGTTTCCCTTCGCTAATTGCTCTTGGGCAAGACGGACCATTTCCCGGACCATGGAGCCACCGATTCTGCCACCAACTTGGCCCACAGATTCCGTAGTCAGAGCACCATTGCCCTCTACCTGCAGAGGTATACCTAGTTCCTTAGCCACTTCATATTTCACATCGTTCGGTCGATTCTGATCAACAGCATATCCTTCACGCTTCATTACATTTGCTTTGAAAGTCTGCATTTCCTGTTCCACCCCTGGCACCGCATATTTCCTATGTCTTCTTGCCATCATGATGCACTCCCTTACTCTCTTTTCCCCTTAACATACCCTGGGATACTAACTTTCATCCCGCTAACTCCAAGCTAGTTTAAACCATTATAGATGCCTCACTCAATCACTGGGAGAGTTGTTCTGTCTTGGCTGCCTCTGGCGAGTCGCTATGTCCGGGACCAAAGAAATTTAATACGACTACACCAATAACAATTAAAGCTATACCGATTAAGCTGCCAAGGGAGATTTTTTCTTTCCAGATCAGTACCGATATAATGACCGTGGCGACTGACCCTATTCCGGACCAGATAGCATAGGCTGTATTTAGGGGGATTGATTTCAAAGTAATGGATAGAAAGAAAAATGAAAACAGAAAGCCAACAATAACCCCTACAGCCGGAAGAGGCCGTGTGAAGCCTTGCGAAGCTTTGAGCATGGAGGTGCCAAATAGTTCACCTGCAATGGAGAGCATTAAGTATAGATATGCCATTAGTTCCGTTCCTCCTTCGTCCAAGAAATCAATTCGTTATAGACTTTGTTCCTCAGCTCTTGTTCCAGAGGTGCCAATCCGAACATCTCAGCAAACCACAAACCATCTGCGGCTAGTCTGGCAATCGTGGTGTGTACACTGTCCGTACCGTCATTTTCGATATGATTCTGCCAGATCTTATACTGCGCCTGCATGCCTTCGAGCAGCTTCGGATTGGCAAAAGCGGCAGCGAATAAAGCAGAACTCATGGCCACTCCACAATCCAGCTCGTTAAAAGTAGCTTCCACATAGGCCCTGCTCCAAGCGCCTCGACTCTGCTGATCCTCCTCCGCCTTGCGCTGAATTTCTGCTCCATAACTCTCATTCAGCTTATCTACCATGCCTTTTATTAAAGCTTCTTTACTCGGAAAATGGTACAGCAGTCCTCCTTTGCTAATTCCGGCTTCCTTCGCTACGGCTTCCAGAGTCAGCTGAGCTACGCCATTCCTTTGTACAATACTGGAAGCTGCCTTAAGGATTATATCCTGTTTAGTAAAACTGTTGTCACCCTTCATACTAAGCCGTCTCCTTATTTGCATTCTAATTTCACTATACCGTCTGGACGGTTTCTAGGCAATAATAATGAATCGATTTTATCAAAAAAACCAGCTAACACATTGGAGTGTTAGCTGGTTTTGGATGAATGAAACAAAGATATATCAACTTCCCGAGTTATTCATAAAATCGGCAAGTTCAATCTTCCTGCCTTGCTTAGCGCTTTCCAAGGCCCCGAGTACCATAGCCATACTATAGCGGTTATCGCGGCAATCCGTTTCTGCCGGACGTTGCTCAGCCAGTGACAGGAACATCTCATCCAGACATCCGTGATGGAACGTACTGTTCATCTCAACGGTCTGACCCTCGATCCGTTCATAATCGCGTATGAACTTGCCAGCTTGATCTCCAGCAGCAACCACCTCGGCATAAGGCATACCCAAGCCATCCCAAATGGCCGTACCCTTCTCTCCGGTAATCCGCCAGGAAGCTTCCCATGAAGTAGGTGCGCCTTCAGCACACCAAGAGCCTTGATAGCAGAATACAGAGCCGTCTGACATTTCAAAAATACAGATCGCAGCCGCATTCCCCTCATACCATGAGCCTGGAGGATTAAATTCCTGACAGTAAACGGTTACAGGATTAGCTCCGCTAATGAAGCGAGCTTGATCAAAGGTATGGATAGCCATATCCAGCAGTAAAGGACTGTTCATAGCCTCACGGAAGCCTCCGAAATGCGGAGCCAGAAAAAAGTTAGCCCCGATATATCCCGTTCTGCCGATCGTGTCCGTCGTGATGAGATTTCGCAGGGAACGGATTCTTGGATCATATCGACGGTTTTGCATGACCGCATGCGTATTCCCGGTACGCTCTGCCAACGCTACGATCTGATTGCACTGTTCCATCGTTTCCGCTAGCGGTTTCTCCCCAAACACATCACAGCCTAGCTCTAAGGCAGTCGTGGCAATTGTGAAATGGCTTCCGGGAATGGTCACATCAAATACGAGATTGGCAGCGGTTTCCTGAATTGCCTGCTTGAGATCCGTAAATTTCAAACAGGAAAGCCCATGCTTCTCGGCCATAACCGCTGCTGACTCCAGCCTAATATCGACCAGTGCTACGATTTCAATATCCTGGCGCTTCAGCGCGTAATCAACCCATTCATTCGCCATTCCGCCACAACCAGCAATAGCTACACGGTATTGTGCTGTCATCTTGCTCCCCCTCCCTTAAGCCTTAAGCCGGATTCGGCACGAAGCTGCCACCACGGCATTGCTTCAAATAATTCAGCGCATGAACTTGTCCGGTCATCTCCAGCTCATCCCGATAGACGGGGTCATGCCAGCCTTCGATATCAATGGTGCCCTTATAACCTGCCTGACGTAAAATTGTAATTACATCTGACCAGTTCGTATCTCCAAACCCTGGTGTCCGGTGCCACACATACGGCTTCGGACCATGGATACCGTATTCTTTTATAATATCCCAAGCTATAGTGGCATCTTTGCCATGGACATGGAACACTTTATCCATCCATTTGCGCAGCTGTGGGATCGGATCAATCAGCGCGACCATCTGATGGCAAGGTTCCCACTCCAGGCCGAGGTTTTCGGCCGGTACGGCGTTGAACATTTTTTCCCAAGCCATTGGATTGTGGGCAATATTCCAGTCTCCGGTTTGCCAGTTTCCGTCCATAGAGCAATTCTCAAAGGCGATGCGCAGTCCGCGATCCGCGGCTCTTTTGGTCAACTCACCAAATACCTCAGTAAACTTTGGAATTGACTCATCGATAGATACACCAGGAATCCGACCGGTAAAGCCTGACACCATATCTGTCCCAAATAAATGGGCATGATCAATCAACTGCTCCCAGCTAGCTAGCGTATCCGAGTTGTCACCTGTATTCGTGAGTGGATTGCCGAAGATACCGACAGAAGAAATAATAAAATCATGTTCTGCAGCCAATTCCGAGACACGTTTAGCCGTTTCAACTAAGTCTGTCTTCCCTGTAGTCTGCCAGAAAGTTAAGCTAAATGATTCAAAACCATGACCTATGATCTGCGGGATAACTCTGACTGCATCCCCGCCCCCTACTAATGTACCTATGCGCAATGTATCCTTCATCTTGTGACCACTCCAATATTGGTTTATATTAAGTTCAGCTACCTAAGTATATTCGTCATTTCTAGTCAAATCTCTTCTTATCTTGTGTAGTTATAGCTGAATCTTGTGGGAGTTGAAACCGTCGTGACTTATCCGAAAGAGCTTAAAGAATATCCTCAGCTGGAGGAGAAAACGTATCCGTTTCGCCTGTTTTTTAATGATTGCAAGAAGGTAAAGGCCGCCCAGAACATCCTATTTCTACACTGGCATGAGCACTTCGAGATTATACTCATGCAGCAGGGCAGCGCAATATTCCATGTGGACAGTCAACCGTATGAGGCAAATCCCGGAGACGTGATCTTCGTGCCTTCGGGCGGATTGCATGTTGGATATAGTCTGTGGGACGAGCATGTTCGTTACGTATCTATCGTGTTCAATGCCTCCTTGTTCAAGGATTGGAATCAAGATCCGCAGCATGAACAATTCGTTGCACCCTATCTAGACAACCGTTATCAGTTCCCGGTCAAGCCTGCAGAACAAGTACCCGCGTGCTCCGCCTATTTTTCACTCCTGTACACTATGATAGAGGAAGTACATACCAAAGGTCCGGCCTTCCAGCTGGTGATCAAAAATCAACTACATCTACTCTTCACGCTGATGTCTAGAACCTTTTTGCCGCAGCAGTTATCTACTCGAGCTAATGAACGCCAATCGTTCAATCGCGAACGTTTCAAGCCACTGCTGGAATATCTAGATGGGCATTTTGAAGATAAAATGACGATCGACAACGCTGCGAAATCCGTCAATCTTAATCCGTACCACTTCTGCAAAACCTTCAAAAAGCTAACTGGACGAACCTTCATAGATTATGTGAACCTGTGCCGGGTAAATGAAGCCGAGCGGCTGCTGCTAGAAACTGACTTTACCGTGACAGAAATTGCCGGCAGAGTGGGCTGCGATAATCCCAACTACTTCACCAAGCTGTTCAAGCAATATAAAGGGCGGACCCCCTCTAGTTTACGTAAATAACTGGTAAATCCAAGTGAGAAAAACCTTAAGCCGTTACTCACAAGTGAATGGAGGCGAAATCATCGCGATTTCCTCCGTGTACTTACACTCCCAACAGACAGCGTAGACTGCCACTATGTTCTCTAGACGGTCCTTAAGCTTCATGCACTCGTCTTTATTGTGAGAGGAGTCGAGAGGGATGGACCTATGAGATATAGGAGAAATAATGGACTGGGCGCAGCAGATTTCGGCTAAATGTTGTATTTTTTGCAACATACCTCTCGAAAATAGCCGCTTATTATTAAATTCTTGTATGGAATACAACAATTTGATTCATAACAGACACTACAGTTAGTGAATGTTGTATTTCATCCAACAATTCCTAGTTGCAGAATAGATATAACAAATATTGTTGTATTTTATACATCATTTTCACTGGAGAGCTAGTGGTTGAGAGCATCAACTTCCTTATCGAGAATAGAGAATTCCCCTCTATTCTCTATTTCTTCCAGCGGAAATGGCTTATGCGTATTTTAACTTTTTAGGAGATGCACTTCAATCTCCGAAAATCATATTAATTCTTATCTTTCGAAAAAAAAGGACACCAGTAGATGCTCTACTAGAGTCCGTTTCCAGCATTTATTAATCCAATGTATATGGCTGTAGTCCTAACGGAAGTGCAGCCGGACGTTCGCAGGTGCTCTCCATCTCATAGAAACTACGAGAATCGGAAGAATCATGAAAGGCCCACATCGCTTCCAGCACATGATAAGCAAGCTCACCGCTGGCGCGGTGTTTGCGTCCAGTACGAATGGCATAAGCCATATCGGCGGGTCCAATGCCTCGCGTGTTCTGGTCGTAACCAGGCACCAGCGGCTGCTCTGTCCAGTC comes from Paenibacillus sp. 19GGS1-52 and encodes:
- a CDS encoding TetR/AcrR family transcriptional regulator — translated: MKGDNSFTKQDIILKAASSIVQRNGVAQLTLEAVAKEAGISKGGLLYHFPSKEALIKGMVDKLNESYGAEIQRKAEEDQQSRGAWSRAYVEATFNELDCGVAMSSALFAAAFANPKLLEGMQAQYKIWQNHIENDGTDSVHTTIARLAADGLWFAEMFGLAPLEQELRNKVYNELISWTKEERN
- a CDS encoding multidrug efflux SMR transporter, with translation MAYLYLMLSIAGELFGTSMLKASQGFTRPLPAVGVIVGFLFSFFFLSITLKSIPLNTAYAIWSGIGSVATVIISVLIWKEKISLGSLIGIALIVIGVVVLNFFGPGHSDSPEAAKTEQLSQ
- a CDS encoding alpha/beta-type small acid-soluble spore protein, with product MARRHRKYAVPGVEQEMQTFKANVMKREGYAVDQNRPNDVKYEVAKELGIPLQVEGNGALTTESVGQVGGRIGGSMVREMVRLAQEQLAKGNQLK
- a CDS encoding Gfo/Idh/MocA family oxidoreductase, translated to MTAQYRVAIAGCGGMANEWVDYALKRQDIEIVALVDIRLESAAVMAEKHGLSCLKFTDLKQAIQETAANLVFDVTIPGSHFTIATTALELGCDVFGEKPLAETMEQCNQIVALAERTGNTHAVMQNRRYDPRIRSLRNLITTDTIGRTGYIGANFFLAPHFGGFREAMNSPLLLDMAIHTFDQARFISGANPVTVYCQEFNPPGSWYEGNAAAICIFEMSDGSVFCYQGSWCAEGAPTSWEASWRITGEKGTAIWDGLGMPYAEVVAAGDQAGKFIRDYERIEGQTVEMNSTFHHGCLDEMFLSLAEQRPAETDCRDNRYSMAMVLGALESAKQGRKIELADFMNNSGS
- a CDS encoding DUF1657 domain-containing protein, whose amino-acid sequence is MTVSSQVKTCVSSLKSAQASLEQFAMETQNQDAKNLFTNAAQQTQQIVQQVESRVTELENEEPQYKGF
- a CDS encoding sugar phosphate isomerase/epimerase; protein product: MKDTLRIGTLVGGGDAVRVIPQIIGHGFESFSLTFWQTTGKTDLVETAKRVSELAAEHDFIISSVGIFGNPLTNTGDNSDTLASWEQLIDHAHLFGTDMVSGFTGRIPGVSIDESIPKFTEVFGELTKRAADRGLRIAFENCSMDGNWQTGDWNIAHNPMAWEKMFNAVPAENLGLEWEPCHQMVALIDPIPQLRKWMDKVFHVHGKDATIAWDIIKEYGIHGPKPYVWHRTPGFGDTNWSDVITILRQAGYKGTIDIEGWHDPVYRDELEMTGQVHALNYLKQCRGGSFVPNPA
- a CDS encoding DUF421 domain-containing protein, giving the protein MPEWVEVILRTMFAVVALFFLTKLLGKRQVSQLSFFEYITGITLGSIAAYVSLDTDKTWHLGVIALLVWVAFSYGIEFLQIKSKKARDFIDFKATVLIKDGKILEDNMKKERLTTDELLEELRKKDVFKVADVEFAIMESDGAINVLLTRENQPLTPKHLGVKVAPEQETQAVIMDGKVLDEPLDTLGLTRGWLQGQLDKLGFTVENVFLGQVDSYGELTVDLYADKVEVPQPQEKPQLYALLKKCEADLEMFSLSTENKAAKQMYEQCSEQLQALLVTLKPLIQS
- a CDS encoding AraC family transcriptional regulator, which codes for MTYPKELKEYPQLEEKTYPFRLFFNDCKKVKAAQNILFLHWHEHFEIILMQQGSAIFHVDSQPYEANPGDVIFVPSGGLHVGYSLWDEHVRYVSIVFNASLFKDWNQDPQHEQFVAPYLDNRYQFPVKPAEQVPACSAYFSLLYTMIEEVHTKGPAFQLVIKNQLHLLFTLMSRTFLPQQLSTRANERQSFNRERFKPLLEYLDGHFEDKMTIDNAAKSVNLNPYHFCKTFKKLTGRTFIDYVNLCRVNEAERLLLETDFTVTEIAGRVGCDNPNYFTKLFKQYKGRTPSSLRK